One stretch of Acidobacteriota bacterium DNA includes these proteins:
- a CDS encoding sigma 54-interacting transcriptional regulator: protein MSKKGSGPSAEAELSLAAFSWDRHALAAVEHATLPHWGRVGPDPDLESASPLASRKWSHRDSLSILAQAAAHQAMLLAVGIAETELDPDQWAVHRKRGEDVRLVRRFAAPDSAAPAEGIAPSEWIEALADYLGIRDLHVFDHAWFRADEVYAQSVIQDAGLPEHDRRWLRRAGYGSILVSPDDLQLVYDSPGSVFIRHGHSKLPFERITRLDPTKRLLTAGGRGSSILEPGSALGPEWGRTSAGSDPHHLADRILDDHPPVVWLESSSALDPWSRSVLEALRSSNATIVISDDDRLSEEANARRLGPPMVRIMAPSVRSARLIEERLGSRDHEELTSFVTSPAYLSFLKTGLAPMLLGGRTHVTIAEPERSFLAAVAVAGDRVPLTIADEILDSVGAGVKAESLGSDAIPLVDGELIFEADLREGLVTSVPGDVRNSIAKLASRSFASRGDPLRASETLILNALYRDAATSLSERDGDLHPEDLDRALRSLPSVFAAPHAGLALRKARSLISQGLYDDALSILDETKPDHRHLCAVAHRRQGSYSKALDLVAALDDVDSLILKAEILRLTGELDDAAATLESLGKRKLDARRRSRLGFEEFLLALDRGTTPSHAWMALDTDRYHAERSLAYSLMSRREFTEAAQAAERALLHAPDLPCEIDAAVDRFYAGFLSGNWSAAREHGRSALSRIERAQGDRASAGVLFTLAFLLADDGRTSQAERIIDKLDRFYASHGDDRRQREIDLLRAQLALIRFDLKTSGDLAHALIRDGSLSGDLLVAAELVLHEARWACGGDSYEITAPATCEELERRRQFARARLRQVATRTDDFNGRVIELEEATLGGDEIELPVPSNRSEQRLLLRSALGLSHRGAGGDRIRSAITELSRALGVEIRLDADLSSEDALFTIAGLDLEDKDVRPICGRNWFLATRNRLARWMIVGTETRDDETLDEWIGTIPPDVVRISDSRLLWVDGGNELGEPTLDAWGRLISALADRDGYRRIVDAERAAASQPAPSVHDLIIGASPKLLQSLETIRMISPRDIPVLIGGESGTGKELAALAIHRGSPRRSRPFIEVNCAALPESLVESELFGHVRGAFTGADRDRVGLVEQADGGTLFLDELGEMPLSIQAKILRLLQEGQYRRVGDSTTRTVDVRIVAATNRDLASEVDSGRFREDLYYRVRGAEIQLPPLRERGDDIRNLAEHFLRKELREYPDGATRFSDEAAAALESWDWPGNVRELAQVVRASHALAGQTRSIELQHIPERIREAVSRRPKEGHYKDELERFRRDLIQKALLATGGSMARAADRLGITRQALSYQARELGIRTTRKRPQSG, encoded by the coding sequence ATGTCGAAAAAGGGCTCGGGACCCTCCGCCGAGGCGGAGCTCTCGCTCGCTGCGTTTTCATGGGATCGACATGCTCTCGCGGCTGTCGAGCATGCGACCCTTCCCCACTGGGGGCGCGTCGGGCCGGATCCCGACCTGGAATCCGCTTCGCCACTCGCATCGAGGAAATGGTCCCACCGCGACTCCCTTTCGATTCTCGCGCAGGCCGCGGCTCATCAGGCGATGCTTCTAGCGGTGGGAATCGCCGAGACCGAGCTCGATCCTGATCAATGGGCCGTCCATCGCAAGCGCGGCGAGGATGTCCGACTCGTTCGACGTTTCGCCGCCCCGGACTCCGCAGCGCCTGCAGAGGGCATTGCGCCGTCGGAGTGGATCGAGGCCCTGGCGGACTATCTCGGGATTCGCGATCTTCACGTATTCGACCACGCCTGGTTTCGCGCCGACGAGGTCTATGCACAGAGCGTCATTCAGGATGCAGGACTACCTGAGCACGACCGGCGCTGGCTTCGGCGCGCCGGGTACGGTTCGATCCTCGTCTCCCCGGATGATCTCCAACTGGTCTACGACAGTCCGGGAAGCGTCTTCATCCGACACGGACACTCGAAGCTTCCATTCGAGCGGATCACCCGGCTCGATCCGACCAAAAGATTGCTGACGGCCGGAGGCCGTGGCAGCTCCATTCTCGAACCGGGATCCGCGCTCGGTCCGGAGTGGGGCAGGACCTCAGCCGGATCCGATCCCCACCACCTCGCCGATCGGATACTCGACGATCATCCCCCGGTCGTATGGCTGGAATCGTCGTCGGCGCTCGATCCCTGGAGCCGCTCGGTCCTGGAGGCTCTCCGTTCATCCAACGCCACCATCGTGATCTCGGATGACGACAGGCTTTCGGAAGAAGCGAACGCGAGGCGGCTCGGTCCTCCGATGGTTCGAATCATGGCACCATCGGTTCGATCAGCGCGGCTCATCGAAGAACGGCTCGGTTCACGCGATCATGAGGAGTTGACCAGCTTCGTCACCTCTCCCGCGTATCTCTCTTTTCTGAAAACGGGTCTTGCGCCGATGCTGCTCGGGGGCCGTACCCATGTGACGATCGCGGAGCCAGAGCGCTCTTTTCTCGCTGCGGTCGCCGTCGCGGGGGACCGTGTTCCTCTGACGATCGCGGACGAAATTCTCGATTCGGTCGGAGCGGGAGTCAAAGCCGAGTCACTCGGATCGGACGCCATTCCGCTCGTCGATGGGGAACTGATCTTCGAGGCTGATCTGCGCGAAGGGCTCGTCACGAGCGTTCCAGGTGACGTCCGGAACAGCATCGCGAAGCTCGCTTCGAGATCGTTCGCGAGTCGTGGAGATCCGCTGCGCGCTTCGGAAACGCTCATTCTCAATGCGCTCTACAGGGATGCCGCCACCTCTCTTTCCGAGCGCGATGGCGACCTGCACCCCGAGGATCTCGACCGGGCGCTCCGATCGCTCCCTTCGGTTTTCGCCGCTCCTCATGCAGGCCTGGCTCTCAGGAAAGCGCGTTCACTGATCTCCCAGGGCCTCTATGACGACGCACTCTCGATCCTCGATGAGACAAAGCCGGACCATCGTCATCTCTGTGCCGTGGCGCATCGCCGTCAGGGGAGTTATTCGAAAGCTCTCGATCTCGTCGCAGCACTCGACGACGTCGACAGTCTGATCCTCAAGGCGGAGATTCTCCGGTTGACGGGAGAGCTCGATGACGCCGCTGCGACGCTGGAGTCGCTCGGCAAGCGGAAGCTCGACGCGAGGCGTCGCTCACGGCTCGGCTTCGAAGAGTTCCTTCTCGCTCTCGATCGCGGAACCACTCCCTCCCACGCCTGGATGGCGCTCGACACCGATCGCTATCACGCAGAACGCTCCCTCGCATATTCGCTGATGTCGCGCCGCGAGTTCACAGAAGCAGCGCAGGCCGCCGAGCGAGCTCTGCTTCACGCGCCGGACCTACCCTGCGAGATCGATGCTGCGGTCGATCGCTTCTATGCCGGCTTCCTGTCCGGAAACTGGAGTGCCGCGCGGGAGCACGGCCGGTCGGCGCTCTCCCGGATCGAGCGCGCACAGGGAGATCGCGCGTCCGCCGGTGTCCTGTTCACGCTCGCCTTTCTCCTCGCCGACGATGGCCGCACTTCACAGGCAGAGAGAATCATCGACAAGCTCGACCGCTTCTACGCTTCTCACGGTGACGATCGGCGCCAGCGGGAGATCGACCTCCTGCGCGCCCAGCTCGCTCTGATTCGATTCGATCTCAAAACCTCCGGCGATCTCGCTCATGCTTTGATCAGGGACGGAAGCCTCAGCGGAGATCTGCTCGTAGCGGCGGAGCTCGTTCTTCACGAGGCACGCTGGGCCTGCGGCGGCGATTCGTACGAGATCACAGCCCCGGCGACCTGCGAAGAGCTCGAGCGGCGCCGGCAGTTCGCGCGCGCGCGACTCCGACAGGTGGCCACCCGAACCGACGATTTCAATGGTCGCGTGATCGAGCTCGAGGAAGCGACCCTCGGGGGCGACGAGATCGAGCTTCCCGTTCCATCGAATCGGTCGGAGCAACGCCTTCTCCTTCGCTCGGCACTCGGTCTCAGCCATCGGGGTGCGGGCGGCGATCGCATCCGGTCGGCGATCACTGAGCTCTCCAGAGCGCTGGGCGTCGAGATTCGTCTCGACGCTGACCTTTCCTCCGAAGACGCGCTGTTCACGATTGCTGGTCTCGATCTGGAAGATAAGGACGTTCGCCCGATTTGCGGACGAAACTGGTTTCTCGCGACCCGCAATCGGCTCGCCCGATGGATGATCGTCGGAACCGAAACGCGCGACGACGAAACTCTCGATGAATGGATCGGCACCATTCCGCCCGACGTCGTTCGGATTTCCGACAGTCGCCTGCTCTGGGTCGACGGGGGGAACGAGCTCGGAGAACCGACTCTCGATGCCTGGGGCAGGCTGATCTCTGCTCTCGCCGACCGTGACGGCTACCGGCGCATCGTCGATGCAGAACGGGCTGCGGCATCTCAGCCCGCGCCCTCGGTTCACGACCTGATCATCGGGGCTTCTCCGAAACTACTGCAGTCGCTCGAGACGATCAGAATGATCTCACCTCGCGACATTCCGGTGCTCATCGGAGGTGAATCGGGTACGGGAAAGGAGCTTGCCGCTCTCGCCATTCACCGCGGCTCCCCCCGTCGCTCCCGTCCTTTCATCGAGGTCAACTGCGCTGCGCTCCCGGAATCGCTGGTCGAGAGCGAGCTCTTCGGCCACGTTCGCGGTGCATTCACCGGCGCGGATCGCGATCGCGTCGGTCTCGTCGAACAGGCCGACGGAGGAACGCTTTTTCTCGATGAGCTCGGAGAGATGCCCCTGTCGATTCAAGCGAAAATCCTCCGGCTTCTCCAGGAGGGTCAGTACCGCCGCGTCGGCGATTCCACCACCCGAACCGTGGATGTCCGGATCGTCGCGGCAACCAACCGCGACCTCGCCTCCGAGGTCGACTCCGGGCGATTCCGGGAGGATCTCTACTACCGGGTTCGCGGAGCAGAGATTCAGTTGCCTCCGCTCCGCGAGCGAGGTGACGACATTCGCAACCTCGCCGAGCACTTTCTCCGGAAGGAGCTTCGAGAGTATCCCGATGGTGCGACCAGATTTTCGGACGAAGCCGCCGCTGCTCTCGAGTCGTGGGACTGGCCCGGTAACGTTCGCGAGCTTGCCCAGGTGGTGCGCGCATCCCATGCGCTGGCCGGCCAGACGCGCTCGATCGAGCTCCAGCACATTCCCGAGCGTATTCGCGAGGCCGTCAGTCGCAGACCGAAGGAAGGGCACTACAAGGACGAGCTCGAAAGGTTCCGCCGCGATCTCATTCAGAAGGCACTTCTCGCGACGGGAGGAAGCATGGCCCGCGCAGCCGACAGACTCGGGATCACCCGCCAGGCGCTCTCCTATCAGGCGAGAGAGCTCGGTATCCGAACGACGAGAAAACGGCCACAGAGCGGATGA
- a CDS encoding HEPN domain-containing protein: MANRGRDWLKQADADRRLACTALEGESYEWACFAAQQAAEKAAKAIHELEAVSPRGHSVRGLIEAIGDPAAGKTLIDAARELDRHCIPSRYPNGFPEGAPVDFYTQEDAKSAIERSEAILEWCHDRARRS; encoded by the coding sequence GTGGCGAATCGTGGCAGAGACTGGCTCAAGCAAGCCGACGCCGACCGCAGGCTGGCCTGCACGGCTCTCGAAGGTGAAAGCTATGAGTGGGCATGTTTCGCTGCTCAGCAGGCGGCCGAGAAAGCGGCCAAAGCGATTCACGAGCTCGAGGCAGTTTCCCCGCGGGGTCATTCGGTCAGGGGACTGATTGAAGCCATCGGGGATCCGGCAGCAGGGAAAACCCTGATCGACGCGGCACGAGAACTGGATCGACATTGCATCCCGTCTCGCTATCCGAACGGTTTTCCAGAGGGAGCGCCGGTGGATTTCTACACACAGGAGGATGCAAAAAGTGCCATCGAGCGTTCTGAAGCGATTCTCGAATGGTGTCACGATCGAGCGAGACGATCCTGA
- a CDS encoding nucleotidyltransferase domain-containing protein, whose translation MQKVPSSVLKRFSNGVTIERDDPEAVEQAVLGLAAKLAETHSEIRRIIWFGSRVQGRSRVGSDVDLCLILSGDDGRWFDRIPRYQPDNFPTDLDIFPYTEREIELLEKNRPSFHASIMSGRELYRREAANE comes from the coding sequence ATGCAAAAAGTGCCATCGAGCGTTCTGAAGCGATTCTCGAATGGTGTCACGATCGAGCGAGACGATCCTGAGGCGGTTGAGCAGGCTGTTCTCGGGCTTGCGGCAAAGCTGGCGGAAACGCATTCGGAAATTCGCCGCATTATCTGGTTCGGCTCGAGGGTTCAGGGGCGATCTCGCGTTGGAAGCGACGTCGACCTCTGCCTGATACTCTCCGGGGATGACGGCCGGTGGTTCGATCGAATCCCCCGCTATCAGCCGGACAACTTTCCCACGGATCTGGATATCTTTCCGTACACCGAACGGGAGATCGAGCTTCTCGAGAAGAACCGGCCTTCCTTTCACGCCTCGATCATGTCCGGCCGTGAGCTGTACCGCAGAGAGGCGGCGAATGAGTGA